Proteins from a single region of Bacteroidota bacterium:
- a CDS encoding glycosyltransferase, with product MSRFSIPDWVKENLFEYKGVDDLSPDFYKGVSERFKKFHHPEPEVSVVIPVWNEELNIAHTIYTLSKLETKYPTEIIFVNNNSTDRTQELLDRCGVKSIFNPKQGISYTRQMGLETAKGKYYLSADSDSLYPVTWIDAYVDVLKDESVAVAYGPYSFIPPGTTSRFSMGIYEIVSETLFALRRKRRGYLNVMGFNSAYRREDALKVGGYNLNRTIWEDGWMAFQLMNYGKIQYVKHGARVWTEARRLMADGSIWGAVKRRTKKEISRIYEYIFHKPQKVD from the coding sequence ATGTCGAGATTTTCAATTCCGGACTGGGTTAAAGAAAATTTATTTGAATATAAAGGAGTAGATGATTTAAGCCCGGATTTTTATAAAGGCGTATCAGAAAGATTTAAAAAATTTCATCATCCTGAACCTGAAGTATCAGTTGTAATTCCTGTATGGAATGAAGAACTGAATATTGCACACACCATTTATACTCTCTCCAAATTAGAAACAAAATATCCTACTGAAATAATTTTTGTAAATAATAACTCTACTGATAGAACTCAGGAGCTTTTAGATCGCTGCGGAGTGAAATCTATTTTTAATCCGAAGCAGGGTATAAGTTATACAAGGCAAATGGGTCTTGAAACTGCTAAAGGTAAATATTATCTGAGCGCTGATAGTGATTCGTTATATCCGGTAACATGGATTGATGCTTACGTAGATGTTCTTAAAGATGAATCTGTTGCAGTTGCTTACGGACCTTACTCTTTTATTCCTCCCGGTACTACTTCGCGATTTTCGATGGGAATTTATGAAATTGTTTCTGAAACTCTGTTTGCATTAAGAAGAAAAAGAAGAGGGTATTTAAATGTAATGGGATTTAATTCAGCATACAGAAGAGAAGATGCATTAAAAGTCGGCGGTTATAATCTGAACAGAACAATATGGGAAGACGGATGGATGGCTTTTCAGTTAATGAACTACGGTAAAATTCAATATGTAAAACATGGCGCAAGAGTCTGGACAGAAGCAAGAAGATTAATGGCAGATGGTTCAATATGGGGTGCAGTGAAACGAAGAACTAAAAAAGAAATTTCCAGAATTTATGAATACATATTTCATAAGCCGCAGAAAGTAGATTAA
- a CDS encoding glycosyltransferase family 2 protein has translation MIPFRLPKWVLGILEIPRDFDKLSAEFVSELKQNLSKFSTNNPTVSIVMPVYNEEENIVQTLFSLSKLNLNHRTELIVVNNNSTDRTQEILDKLGVKTFSQTRQGISYTRQLGLEMAKGKYHLCVDGDSIYHPEWLNEYIKHLEDESITVVYGPYSFIPQYGLSRRKYFAIYEIITTNYFRVRRRNKEFLNVLGFNFGFRTEDGRKVGGFNTSRPRWSDGWMAMTLQELGKIKFVKTEGTRVWTTARRINADGSLVRAFMKRVKKATPKISDNINKFKFS, from the coding sequence ATGATTCCATTTAGACTTCCTAAGTGGGTTTTGGGCATACTTGAAATTCCACGTGATTTTGATAAACTCTCAGCTGAATTTGTATCTGAGTTGAAGCAAAACCTTTCAAAATTTTCCACGAATAATCCAACCGTTTCTATTGTAATGCCGGTTTATAATGAAGAGGAAAATATTGTTCAAACATTGTTTTCTTTATCAAAATTAAATTTGAACCATAGAACTGAATTGATTGTAGTAAACAATAATTCTACCGATAGAACTCAGGAGATTCTCGATAAATTAGGTGTAAAGACGTTTTCGCAAACCAGGCAGGGTATTAGCTATACTCGCCAGCTCGGGCTTGAAATGGCAAAAGGAAAATACCACTTATGCGTTGACGGAGATTCAATCTATCATCCCGAATGGCTTAATGAATATATAAAACATCTTGAAGATGAATCCATTACAGTTGTTTACGGTCCTTATTCCTTCATTCCACAGTACGGATTATCAAGAAGAAAATATTTTGCCATATATGAAATTATAACTACTAATTATTTCAGAGTGAGAAGAAGAAACAAAGAATTCCTTAATGTATTAGGATTTAATTTCGGATTCAGAACTGAAGACGGTAGAAAAGTCGGAGGATTCAATACGTCACGTCCCAGATGGTCAGACGGATGGATGGCAATGACATTGCAGGAATTAGGCAAAATTAAATTTGTGAAAACTGAAGGGACAAGAGTATGGACAACTGCAAGAAGAATAAATGCAGACGGCAGCCTTGTAAGAGCCTTTATGAAAAGAGTAAAAAAAGCTACTCCAAAGATTTCGGACAATATAAATAAATTTAAATTTAGCTAA
- a CDS encoding O-antigen ligase family protein has protein sequence MFNFEINIDSAPKKSFFSLLWQKIFEEKLNNSLGIFFLILCSGFIAAAISFGGIKIGGVLGALLIGSPLIIASMFNLKFGISFTIMLSFVFLGAKRILDDIPLGILMDVMIVVMLFGLFIRQINERDWSFAKNPISKIILVWILYNLLEGANPWAESRLAWLYTVRGFAGFTIMYFLLMYAIDSKKFLFLLIKIWLLFMTFAMIYGYNQEFFGLLPFELNWIMADKGRYMLLFQAGKFRMFSFFSDPLVYGFSMCFTGMLCFILAGGPFRLYKKVFLYTLGCLMIYGMLFSGTRAAFILPPAGFLFYSIVKFKKNILITGGVLFFIVMILLNIPSSNPNLVRLQSAFKPSDDASYQVRVRNQKFIQPFIQTHPMGGGLGSVGEWGKKFSPWSPLANFPPDSGYVRIAVEMGWIGLFLFCLMLFIVFKEGIKDYLRIKDPMLKTISLGMLTVVYSLTLANFPQEAIGQYPINYLFFVAIAIINKCRQFDTQTENSLVQ, from the coding sequence TTGTTTAATTTTGAAATAAATATTGACTCTGCCCCTAAAAAATCTTTCTTCTCTTTATTGTGGCAGAAGATATTTGAAGAAAAATTAAATAATTCCCTCGGCATTTTCTTCCTTATACTCTGCTCAGGATTTATAGCTGCAGCAATTTCATTCGGCGGAATAAAAATCGGCGGTGTATTAGGAGCATTATTAATCGGCTCTCCGCTCATCATTGCCAGCATGTTCAATCTCAAGTTCGGTATTTCATTTACAATAATGTTGTCATTTGTATTTCTGGGAGCAAAGAGGATATTAGATGATATTCCATTGGGTATATTAATGGATGTAATGATTGTTGTGATGCTGTTCGGACTTTTTATAAGGCAGATAAATGAAAGGGACTGGAGCTTTGCAAAAAACCCCATAAGCAAAATTATTTTAGTCTGGATACTTTATAACCTGCTCGAAGGCGCGAACCCATGGGCAGAATCAAGATTAGCATGGCTTTACACAGTACGCGGATTTGCAGGATTTACGATTATGTATTTTCTTTTGATGTATGCAATTGATTCAAAAAAATTCCTGTTCCTTCTTATAAAAATCTGGCTGCTGTTCATGACTTTCGCTATGATATATGGATACAATCAGGAGTTTTTCGGTTTGCTTCCGTTTGAATTGAACTGGATAATGGCAGATAAGGGTAGATATATGCTGCTGTTTCAGGCAGGGAAGTTCAGAATGTTCTCATTTTTCTCTGACCCGCTTGTTTATGGATTCTCGATGTGCTTTACAGGAATGCTTTGCTTTATTTTGGCAGGCGGACCGTTCAGATTGTACAAAAAGGTATTCTTATATACATTAGGCTGCCTTATGATTTATGGTATGCTATTCTCAGGAACACGTGCTGCGTTTATATTACCGCCGGCAGGATTTTTATTTTACTCCATTGTTAAGTTTAAGAAAAATATCCTGATAACAGGGGGAGTGCTATTTTTTATAGTAATGATACTATTAAATATTCCTTCATCTAATCCAAATCTCGTAAGATTGCAGTCAGCTTTTAAGCCAAGTGATGATGCTTCTTATCAGGTCAGAGTCAGGAATCAGAAATTTATTCAGCCGTTCATTCAGACTCACCCAATGGGTGGAGGATTAGGAAGTGTTGGTGAGTGGGGTAAAAAATTCTCGCCCTGGTCTCCTTTAGCAAATTTTCCACCGGATAGCGGATACGTTAGAATAGCTGTAGAAATGGGCTGGATTGGACTATTTTTGTTCTGTTTGATGCTTTTTATTGTGTTTAAAGAAGGAATTAAAGATTATTTGAGAATAAAAGATCCGATGTTAAAAACGATTTCATTGGGTATGTTGACGGTGGTTTACTCTTTAACATTAGCAAATTTTCCACAGGAAGCAATCGGGCAGTACCCTATAAACTATCTTTTTTTTGTTGCAATAGCGATAATTAACAAATGCAGGCAATTTGATACTCAAACTGAGAATAGTTTGGTACAATAA